From the genome of Streptomyces spinoverrucosus:
CCTCCTTGAAGTCGACTCGGCCCATGTGCCGGTTCATGGACTTCATCAGGCCCCAGACGGCCAGGGCCATCACCGCGAAGACGATGAAGCCGAGGACGCCGGGGGTCACCTTGTCCTCGTCGACCTCCTTGGCGAGGGTGACGAGGTGGGTCATTGCCAGGCTCGCGCTTGCGCTCATGTCAGGCATTGTCGCGGATGCCCGCAAAGAGGTCGTCCTCGGGGAGGGAGGTATCCACGAGGGACTTCGCGAGCTCGTACTCCTCGGTCGGCCAGACCTCCCTCTGGAGCTCCAGCGGCACCCGGAACCAGCCCCCGTCGGGGTCGATCTGCGTGGCGTGCGCGATCAGCGCCTTGTCGCGGATCTCGAAGAAGTCCGCGCACGGGACGTGTGTGGTGAGCGTGCGGTCCTTGGTGCCGAATTCGTCCCAGCGCTTGAGCCACTCCCCGTAGGGCGACTCCAGGCCTCGGTCGAGCATGGCCTGGTGCAGCGCCTCGGTGCGCGGGCGGTTGAAGCCCTGGTTGTAGTACACCTTCAGCGGCTGGTACGCCGGTCCGTACTCGGACTCCGGGTACTTCTCGGTGTCCGCCGCGCCCTCGAACGCCACCATCGAGATCTTGTGGGTCATGATGTGGTCGGGGTGCGGGTAACCACCGTTCTCGTCGTAGGTGGTGATCACCTGGGGCCGGAAGGAGCGGATCTTCTTCACCAGCTCACCGGCCGCCTTGTCGACGTCCTCCAGGGCGAAGCAGCCCTCCGGCAGCGGCGGCAGCGGGTCGCCCTCGGGCAGGCCGGAGTCGACGAAGCCGAGCCACTCCTGCTGGACGCCGAGGATCTCGCGCGCCTCGTCCATCTCTCTCTTGCGTACCTCGTGGATGTGCTCCTCGACGTACTTGTCGCCCTGCAGCTTGGGATTGAGGATGGAGCCGCGCTCCCCGCCCGTGCAGGTCACCACCAGCACGTCCACCCCCTCGGACACGTACTTCGCCATGGTGGCCGCGCCCTTGCTCGACTCGTCGTCGGGGTGCGCGTGGACGGCCATCAGTCGCAGCTGGTCAGTCAAGACTCAATCCTCGTTTGGTCGGCGCCCGGTGTGACCGGGTGCGAACGGCGGCTTCTATAGTGACCGAATCAGGGGGCGATTAATTCCGGGGTACGCCCCGGAAGCCCCCTTCGGGATCCTCGATCCCGCCCCGGCCGAGAGGACGATCATGAGCACGGCGAGCACGCGACTGCCTGAGGGCCGTTACGGCCGCTCCTCGGACGAGCGCGCCGACCGCACCCTCAAGGTCGTCGGCGTGACCCTTGGCGCGCTGCTCATCGCCGTGATCGGATATTTCGCCTACCACTACATCGCCCAGAACAAGATCAGCGCAGAAGTGATCAGCTTCGATCTGTCTGACGAGGCGGTGAAGGTGAAGCTGGCGGTCGAGAAGGACGCGGGCGCCTCCGGCTACTGCACGGTCCGCTCCCAGGCGGCCGACGGTGCCGAGGTCGGCCGGGCCGACTTCCGCTTCGACGGGGACGCCACCCGGATCACCGAGATGGTCACGCTGCGCACCACGGCGCCGGGCACCACGGCGGAGCTGCTGGGCTGCCACGCCGACTGACGTCACTCCTCCACACGGCCGCTGACCTGCGTTGACGTGATTTTGGGCACTAATGTCCTCCCCTTTCCGCCACTGAATTGTTAGGCTCGTGGTTTCGCCCACTCGTGAAGGAACATTCTTCTGGGTAGGGCGATGCTTTGTATTCCCAGTACCGACGAGGAGCACCTGTGACCCAGACCAGCGAGAACGTCACCTGGCTGACCCAGGAGGCGTACAACAAGCTCAAGGATGAGCTTGAGTACCTTACTGGTCCTGCGCGCACGGAGATCGCCGCCAAGATTGCGGCCGCGCGCGAGGAGGGCGACCTGCGCGAGAACGGCGGGTACCACGCTGCCAAGGAGGAGCAGGGCAAGCAGGAGCTTCGCGTCCGCCAGCTGACCCAGCTCCTGGAGAACGCCAAGGTCGGCGAGGCGCCGACCTCGACGGACGGTGCCGTGGCGCCCGGCATGGTCGTGACGATCGCCTTCGACGGTGACGAGGACGACACGCTGACGTTCCTGCTCGCCTCGCGCGAGTACGCGAGCGCCGACATCGAGACCTACTCGCCGCAGTCCCCCCTGGGGGCCGGCGTGATCGGGCACAAGGTCGGCGAGGACGCGGAGTACGAGCTGCCGAACGGCAAGAAGGCCTCGGTGAAGATCCTGAAGGCCGAGCCGTACAGCGCCTGACCCCGCGGGCGCGGCGATGAGCCGCCCCGGCGCCGAACTCGGCCCGCCCGTTCCTGACAGCCCCCGGCGTCCACGCGACGCCGGGGGCTTCATCATGCCCAGGTCACCCCACGCTCAGGTCACCTTGCCGGGCACCGGAACGGTTCCCTCACGCCGTCGCCGAGCGGTACTTGCGCACCGCCAGGGTCCGGAATATGACGATGATCAGGGCCGAGTAGATCAGTGAGGCCCAGACCGGGTGCTCCATGGGCCAGGCGCCCGAGTTGGAGACCCCGGGGTTGCCGAAGAGCTCTCGGCACGCCTGGACCGTGGCGCTGAACGGGTTCCACTCGGCGATGTGCCGCAGCCAGGGCGTCATCCGGCTGGAGTCCACGAACGCGTTCGAGACGAAGGTGACCGGGAAGAGCCAGACCAGCCCGCCGGACGTGGCCGCCTCGGGCGTCCGCACGGACAGGCCGATCAGCGCGCCGATCCAGGTGAACGCATATCCCATGAGCAGCAGCAGCCCGAACGCGGCGAGCACCTCGCCGACGTTGGTGTGGGTGCGCCAGCCGACCAGCAGGGCGACTATCGCGAGCACCAGCAGGGTGAGCGCCGTCTGCACCAGGTCGGCGAGGGTGCGTCCGGTCAGCACAGCCCCGCGGGCCATGGGCAGCGAGCGGAAGCGGTCGACCAGCCCCTTGTGCATGTCCTCGGCGATGCCCGCGCCCGCGCCGGCCGTGGCGAAGGTGACGGTCTGGGCGAAGATGCCCGCCATCAGGAACTCGCGGTAGACGGCGGAGTCCGTGGTGCCGCCGATGTTCATGGAGCCGCCGAACACATAGCTGAACAGCACCACGAACATGATTGGCTGGAACAGCCCGAAAATGATCATCTCAGGGATCCGGGACATCCGGATCAGGTTGCGCTTGGCGACGACCAGGGAGTCCCGGACGGACTGGCCGAGCGGGTGCGGGCGCGCGGCCCGGGGTGCGGCGTCGGTGACGGCACTCACTTGACGGACTCCTTCTTGCGCTTGCGGCCCCTGGCGTCGGCGGACGTACCGCTCTCGTCGCCCTGCTCCTCGTCCTTGGTCTCGGCGACGTGTCCCGTAAGGGAAAGGAACACGTCGTCGAGGGTCGGGCGGCGCAGGCCGATGTCGTCTATCTCGATGCCTCGGGTGTCCAGCTCGCGGATCACCTCGGCGAGGAGCTTGGCACCGCCGGTGACGGGGACGGTGAGCTTGCGGGTGTGTTCCTCGACGCTTGTGTCGCCCTTGCCGAATCCGGCCAGCACCTCGGCGGCGGCCGTCATGTGCTCGCGCTCGTGCACCACGACCTCGACGCGCTCGCCGCCGGTGCGGGCCTTGAGCTGGTCGGAGGTGCCGCGGGCGATCACCCGGCCGTGGTCGACCACCGCGATGTCGTGCGCGAGATGGTCGGCCTCTTCCAGATACTGCGTGGTCAGCAGCAGTGTCGTACCGCCGGAGACGAGCTGCTTGATGACCTCCCACAGCTGCTGGCGGTTGCGCGGGTCGAGGCCGGTCGTCGGCTCGTCCATGAACATCACGGGCGGTGAGACCACCAGCGCCGCGGCCAGGTCGAGCCGGCGGCGCATGCCTCCGGAGTAGGTCTTGGCGGGCCGGTCGGCGGCGTCCGCGAGGTTGAACTGGTCGAGCAGCTCGCCCGCGCGGGCCTTCGCGGCCTTCGCGCTCATCTGGTAGAGCTGGCCGACCATCTGCAGGTTCTCCCGGCCGGTGAGGTATTCGTCGACGGCGGCGAACTGGCCGGACAGGCCGATGGAGCGCCGCACCTGGTCGGGATGCTCGACTACGTCGATGCCCGCGACGACGGCACGGCCGCTGTCGGGGCGCAACAGGGTCGTCAGACAGCGGACCGTCGTCGTCTTGCCCGCGCCGTTGGGCCCGAGCAGGCCGAGGACAGTGCCCTCGGGGACATCGAGGTCGACGC
Proteins encoded in this window:
- a CDS encoding ABC transporter permease, with the protein product MSAVTDAAPRAARPHPLGQSVRDSLVVAKRNLIRMSRIPEMIIFGLFQPIMFVVLFSYVFGGSMNIGGTTDSAVYREFLMAGIFAQTVTFATAGAGAGIAEDMHKGLVDRFRSLPMARGAVLTGRTLADLVQTALTLLVLAIVALLVGWRTHTNVGEVLAAFGLLLLMGYAFTWIGALIGLSVRTPEAATSGGLVWLFPVTFVSNAFVDSSRMTPWLRHIAEWNPFSATVQACRELFGNPGVSNSGAWPMEHPVWASLIYSALIIVIFRTLAVRKYRSATA
- a CDS encoding ATP-binding cassette domain-containing protein, which translates into the protein MPGAIYAEGLVKTFGDVRALDGVDLDVPEGTVLGLLGPNGAGKTTTVRCLTTLLRPDSGRAVVAGIDVVEHPDQVRRSIGLSGQFAAVDEYLTGRENLQMVGQLYQMSAKAAKARAGELLDQFNLADAADRPAKTYSGGMRRRLDLAAALVVSPPVMFMDEPTTGLDPRNRQQLWEVIKQLVSGGTTLLLTTQYLEEADHLAHDIAVVDHGRVIARGTSDQLKARTGGERVEVVVHEREHMTAAAEVLAGFGKGDTSVEEHTRKLTVPVTGGAKLLAEVIRELDTRGIEIDDIGLRRPTLDDVFLSLTGHVAETKDEEQGDESGTSADARGRKRKKESVK
- the greA gene encoding transcription elongation factor GreA gives rise to the protein MTQTSENVTWLTQEAYNKLKDELEYLTGPARTEIAAKIAAAREEGDLRENGGYHAAKEEQGKQELRVRQLTQLLENAKVGEAPTSTDGAVAPGMVVTIAFDGDEDDTLTFLLASREYASADIETYSPQSPLGAGVIGHKVGEDAEYELPNGKKASVKILKAEPYSA
- a CDS encoding DUF4307 domain-containing protein; the encoded protein is MSTASTRLPEGRYGRSSDERADRTLKVVGVTLGALLIAVIGYFAYHYIAQNKISAEVISFDLSDEAVKVKLAVEKDAGASGYCTVRSQAADGAEVGRADFRFDGDATRITEMVTLRTTAPGTTAELLGCHAD
- the mca gene encoding mycothiol conjugate amidase Mca, with amino-acid sequence MAVHAHPDDESSKGAATMAKYVSEGVDVLVVTCTGGERGSILNPKLQGDKYVEEHIHEVRKREMDEAREILGVQQEWLGFVDSGLPEGDPLPPLPEGCFALEDVDKAAGELVKKIRSFRPQVITTYDENGGYPHPDHIMTHKISMVAFEGAADTEKYPESEYGPAYQPLKVYYNQGFNRPRTEALHQAMLDRGLESPYGEWLKRWDEFGTKDRTLTTHVPCADFFEIRDKALIAHATQIDPDGGWFRVPLELQREVWPTEEYELAKSLVDTSLPEDDLFAGIRDNA